The Leisingera caerulea DSM 24564 genome contains a region encoding:
- the parE gene encoding DNA topoisomerase IV subunit B: MADDLLSTPAADTYDASSIEVLEGLEPVRQRPGMYIGGTDERALHHMVAEILDNSMDEAVAGHANRIEVTLHADYSVTISDNGRGIPIDPHPKFPDKSALEVILCTLHAGGKFSGKAYQTSGGLHGVGSSVVNALSDSMVVQVAKNKELFEQRFSRGLPLGPVEKIGAAPNKRGTFVTFHADEQIFGSHRFKPKRLFTLVRSKAYLFSGVEIRWKSEIDDNETPTEATFHFPGGLKDYLTEVLGKSSVYAEAPFAGKVEFREKFNAPGYVEWAINWTPSRDGFTQSYCNTVPTPEGGTHVAGFWAAILKGIKAYGELVGNKKAGNITRDDLMTGGCALVSCFIADPAFVGQTKDRLSTEAANKMVENSVRDHFDNWLAADTKSAGAILDFLILRAEERLRRKQEKETQRKSATKKLRLPGKLTDCTAKNRAGTELFIVEGDSAGGSGKGARNRENQALLPLKGKILNVLGAASNKLGSNAEINDLCEALGVGLGTKFNLDDLRYDKIIIMTDADVDGAHIASLLMTFFFTQMRPLIDNGHLYLACPPLFRLTQGARRVYCLDEAERDHWLEKGLGGKGKIDVSRFKGLGEMDAKDLKETTMDPKTRKLIRVTIDEDEPGETGDLVERLMGKKPELRFQYIQENAKFVEELDV, translated from the coding sequence ATGGCCGACGACCTCCTCAGCACGCCTGCAGCCGATACCTATGACGCCTCCTCCATCGAGGTTCTGGAAGGCCTCGAACCGGTCCGCCAGCGCCCCGGCATGTATATCGGCGGCACCGATGAGCGCGCGCTGCACCACATGGTGGCAGAGATCCTCGACAACTCCATGGACGAGGCCGTCGCGGGCCACGCCAACCGCATCGAGGTGACACTGCACGCGGACTATTCCGTCACCATCTCCGACAACGGCCGCGGCATCCCGATCGACCCGCACCCCAAGTTCCCCGACAAATCCGCGCTGGAGGTGATCCTCTGCACCCTGCACGCGGGCGGCAAGTTCTCCGGCAAGGCCTACCAGACCTCCGGCGGCCTGCACGGCGTCGGCTCCTCTGTGGTGAACGCGCTGTCGGACTCGATGGTCGTGCAAGTTGCCAAGAACAAGGAACTGTTCGAACAGCGCTTTTCCCGCGGCCTGCCGCTTGGCCCGGTTGAGAAGATCGGCGCCGCCCCCAACAAGCGCGGCACCTTCGTGACCTTCCACGCCGATGAGCAGATCTTCGGCTCCCACCGCTTCAAGCCCAAGCGCCTGTTCACCCTGGTGCGCTCCAAGGCGTATCTGTTCTCCGGCGTCGAAATCCGCTGGAAATCCGAAATCGACGACAATGAGACCCCGACCGAGGCCACCTTCCACTTCCCCGGCGGCCTCAAGGACTACCTGACAGAGGTGCTTGGCAAATCCTCCGTCTACGCAGAGGCGCCCTTTGCCGGCAAGGTGGAGTTCCGCGAGAAATTCAACGCGCCGGGCTATGTCGAATGGGCGATCAACTGGACGCCTTCGCGCGACGGTTTCACCCAGTCCTACTGCAACACCGTCCCCACGCCCGAGGGCGGCACCCATGTGGCGGGCTTCTGGGCCGCGATTCTCAAGGGCATCAAGGCCTATGGCGAGCTGGTGGGCAACAAGAAGGCCGGCAATATCACCCGCGACGACCTGATGACGGGCGGCTGCGCGCTGGTGTCCTGCTTCATCGCCGACCCGGCATTCGTCGGCCAGACCAAGGACCGCCTGTCGACCGAGGCCGCCAACAAGATGGTGGAAAACTCGGTCCGCGACCATTTCGACAACTGGCTCGCCGCCGACACCAAATCCGCGGGCGCCATCCTCGACTTCCTGATCCTGCGCGCCGAGGAACGCCTGCGCCGCAAGCAGGAGAAAGAGACCCAGCGCAAGTCCGCCACCAAGAAGCTGCGCCTGCCCGGCAAGCTCACCGACTGCACCGCCAAGAACCGCGCCGGCACCGAACTGTTCATCGTCGAGGGCGACTCCGCGGGCGGCTCCGGCAAGGGCGCGCGCAACCGCGAAAACCAGGCGCTGCTGCCCCTCAAGGGCAAGATCCTGAACGTCCTTGGCGCGGCCTCCAATAAACTGGGTTCAAACGCCGAAATCAACGACCTCTGCGAGGCGCTTGGCGTCGGCCTCGGCACCAAGTTCAACCTCGACGATCTGCGTTATGACAAGATCATCATCATGACCGACGCGGACGTCGACGGCGCCCATATCGCCTCGCTGCTGATGACCTTCTTCTTCACCCAGATGCGCCCGCTGATCGACAACGGCCACCTCTACCTCGCCTGCCCGCCGCTTTTCCGCCTGACCCAGGGCGCGCGCCGCGTCTACTGCCTGGACGAGGCCGAGCGCGACCACTGGCTGGAAAAGGGCCTGGGCGGCAAGGGCAAGATCGACGTCTCCCGCTTCAAGGGTCTTGGCGAAATGGACGCCAAGGACCTGAAGGAGACCACGATGGACCCCAAGACCCGCAAGCTGATCCGCGTCACCATCGACGAGGACGAGCCCGGCGAGACCGGCGACCTGGTCGAGCGCCTGATGGGCAAGAAACCCGAGCTCCGCTTCCAGTATATCCAGGAAAACGCGAAGTTCGTGGAGGAGCTGGATGTTTGA
- a CDS encoding class I SAM-dependent methyltransferase: MTGGVKKHYSGSGSLADRIAGALRAKGLEPSSLTPADFEAVDEFHFRGRAATLELASLMQLTASSKVLDIGAGLGGVARTLAETAGCHVTGIDLTPELCAAAAEISGWLGMSDQTEFVQGDATSLPFADGAFDAAITAHAAMNIPRKDRMYTEARRVLRPGGSFVAYDILQGEGGAMLYPAPWAAEPSISHLATPQEMRTLLQGAGFTLLKTIDSTHDSLRWLEQRTASGGTAEAVPVTAKLLFGTSYREMVQNQLRALRERRMLTCSFLCAA; this comes from the coding sequence ATGACCGGCGGTGTGAAAAAACATTACAGCGGCAGCGGCAGCCTGGCGGACCGGATCGCCGGTGCGCTGCGCGCCAAGGGGCTGGAGCCCTCAAGCCTCACGCCCGCCGATTTCGAGGCGGTGGATGAATTCCACTTCCGCGGCCGGGCCGCAACTCTGGAACTGGCTTCACTCATGCAGCTGACAGCGTCGTCCAAGGTGCTCGACATCGGCGCAGGGCTTGGCGGCGTTGCACGGACCCTTGCGGAAACAGCCGGCTGCCATGTCACTGGCATCGACCTGACGCCAGAACTGTGCGCAGCGGCGGCAGAGATTTCCGGCTGGCTTGGCATGTCAGATCAAACGGAGTTTGTTCAAGGCGACGCAACAAGCCTGCCGTTTGCGGACGGTGCCTTTGATGCCGCCATCACGGCGCACGCGGCCATGAACATCCCCCGCAAAGACCGGATGTATACTGAGGCGCGGCGGGTTTTGCGGCCGGGCGGGAGTTTTGTTGCCTATGATATTCTGCAGGGCGAAGGCGGGGCCATGCTGTACCCCGCGCCTTGGGCGGCGGAGCCGTCAATCAGCCACTTGGCCACCCCGCAGGAGATGCGAACCCTGTTGCAGGGGGCCGGGTTCACACTGCTGAAAACCATCGATTCAACACATGACAGCCTGCGCTGGCTGGAGCAGCGGACCGCAAGCGGCGGTACCGCGGAGGCGGTGCCGGTTACCGCCAAGCTGCTGTTCGGCACCAGCTACAGGGAGATGGTTCAAAACCAGCTGCGCGCCCTTCGCGAGCGGCGGATGCTGACCTGCAGCTTCCTCTGCGCGGCTTAG
- a CDS encoding zinc ribbon domain-containing protein YjdM — MTDTLPPCPECSSAYTYQVDALLICPECAHEWAAGEAAGEAKEVRDSVGNVLADGDTVTVIKDLKLKGTSSVIKVGTKVRGIRLVDGDHDIDCKVPGVGPIGLKSQFVKKVSG; from the coding sequence ATGACTGATACCTTGCCGCCGTGCCCCGAATGTTCCTCTGCCTATACCTATCAGGTGGATGCCCTGCTGATCTGCCCCGAATGCGCCCATGAATGGGCGGCCGGGGAGGCCGCGGGCGAGGCCAAGGAGGTGCGCGACAGCGTTGGCAATGTGCTGGCGGACGGCGACACCGTGACGGTGATCAAGGATCTGAAGCTGAAGGGCACGTCCTCGGTCATCAAGGTCGGCACCAAGGTGCGCGGCATCCGGCTGGTGGACGGCGATCACGACATTGACTGCAAGGTGCCGGGGGTGGGGCCGATCGGGCTGAAATCGCAGTTCGTGAAGAAAGTGTCCGGTTAG
- a CDS encoding NYN domain-containing protein, protein MNLRKLERLQQTLEVDQHRLPHFAFVDADNMHKSFSSWLDNFKVPSEQKKYFSFPKLFTAHRFDRVYFYSAVEDMNNLPDWLEEIRSQDGFVLKLGTLTKKGKQIKQEGVDVKLAIDATRFAYTSTMRSCTLFGADGDFIPLVEAVSDAGCKVNIVSFNDPKKGRVAPLLQAEADTYTRINGPWLYFANTFSSSVNQRMERYHDFRRCPEKTFEFVHDQKIEIARLGGEYVAQIGPDAPSSMYGASNIEQLITWVKMHYAPRG, encoded by the coding sequence TTGAATCTTAGAAAACTCGAACGGCTTCAGCAGACTCTTGAAGTTGACCAACATCGACTACCGCACTTTGCTTTTGTGGATGCTGACAACATGCACAAAAGCTTTTCGAGCTGGCTGGACAATTTCAAGGTCCCGTCAGAACAAAAGAAATACTTCTCTTTTCCCAAGCTTTTCACGGCTCACCGATTTGATCGAGTTTATTTTTATTCAGCTGTTGAGGACATGAACAACCTCCCAGACTGGCTGGAAGAGATACGATCTCAAGATGGCTTTGTTTTGAAGCTAGGAACGCTCACAAAGAAAGGTAAGCAAATCAAACAAGAGGGTGTTGACGTCAAACTGGCGATTGACGCAACAAGATTTGCTTACACTTCGACAATGCGCTCTTGCACTCTATTCGGTGCGGACGGCGACTTTATCCCTTTAGTTGAGGCTGTCAGCGACGCCGGCTGCAAAGTCAACATTGTCTCTTTCAATGACCCGAAGAAAGGCAGAGTTGCACCATTACTACAAGCCGAGGCTGATACTTACACGAGAATAAACGGCCCTTGGCTATATTTTGCCAACACGTTTTCGTCTTCAGTCAATCAGCGCATGGAACGTTACCACGATTTCCGGCGATGCCCTGAAAAAACTTTCGAGTTTGTTCACGATCAGAAAATTGAAATCGCAAGACTGGGCGGCGAATATGTTGCCCAGATAGGACCAGACGCTCCAAGTAGTATGTATGGGGCCAGCAATATCGAACAGTTAATCACTTGGGTAAAAATGCACTACGCTCCTAGAGGGTAA
- a CDS encoding DMT family transporter — protein sequence MTQYALIMLAAGLGIPVLAALNAALGKLIGSPASAAVVLFLIALVATILYALISGPQALAQIPAAPKHLLLAGVLVAFYVLSITHVAPHFGVGNAVFFVLIGQLISAAAIDHFGWFGAQVSPLTLTRAAGISVMALGVWITQMA from the coding sequence ATGACCCAATACGCCCTCATCATGCTGGCCGCAGGCCTTGGCATCCCGGTGCTGGCGGCGCTGAACGCTGCGCTCGGCAAGCTGATCGGCTCCCCCGCCTCGGCCGCGGTGGTGCTGTTCCTGATCGCGCTGGTTGCCACCATCCTTTATGCGCTGATCTCCGGCCCGCAGGCCCTGGCGCAAATCCCCGCCGCACCCAAGCACCTGCTGCTGGCCGGTGTGCTGGTGGCCTTCTACGTCTTGTCGATCACCCATGTGGCGCCGCATTTCGGCGTCGGCAACGCGGTGTTCTTCGTGCTGATCGGCCAGCTGATCTCCGCCGCCGCCATCGACCATTTCGGCTGGTTCGGCGCCCAGGTCAGCCCGCTGACGCTCACCCGCGCCGCAGGCATTTCGGTGATGGCGCTGGGGGTCTGGATCACCCAGATGGCCTAA
- a CDS encoding DNA-3-methyladenine glycosylase I — MRSFDEIHAISADRHGGPEALEAKLSKPDPDVTELPEDRWLSVMTKCIFQAGFNWKVIEAKWDGFEEVFHGFDPGACAFMSEDEFDRILSDTRVVRNGAKLATVRANAAFLMELRDQGGAGQVLGGWPSADYTGLLEMLKKRGSRLGGNTGQYAMRFAGRDSFILSQDVTARLIAEGVIDKPAASKTALKAVQAAFNEWMQQSGRSLTEISRVLALSC, encoded by the coding sequence ATGCGCAGCTTTGACGAGATCCACGCCATTTCCGCAGACCGCCACGGCGGGCCGGAGGCGCTGGAGGCAAAGCTCAGCAAACCCGATCCCGATGTGACGGAGCTGCCCGAGGACCGCTGGCTGTCCGTGATGACCAAATGCATCTTCCAGGCGGGCTTCAACTGGAAAGTGATCGAGGCGAAATGGGACGGCTTCGAGGAGGTCTTCCACGGCTTCGACCCCGGCGCCTGCGCCTTCATGAGCGAGGATGAATTCGACCGGATCCTCAGCGACACCCGCGTGGTCCGCAACGGCGCCAAACTGGCCACAGTGCGCGCAAACGCCGCCTTCCTGATGGAACTCCGCGACCAGGGCGGCGCAGGCCAGGTGCTGGGCGGCTGGCCCTCCGCCGACTACACCGGTCTTTTGGAGATGCTCAAGAAACGCGGCAGCCGTCTGGGCGGCAACACCGGCCAATACGCCATGCGCTTTGCCGGCCGCGACAGCTTCATCCTCAGCCAGGACGTCACCGCCCGGCTGATCGCCGAGGGTGTGATCGACAAGCCCGCCGCCTCCAAAACCGCGCTGAAAGCGGTGCAGGCGGCCTTCAACGAATGGATGCAGCAGTCGGGCCGCTCGCTCACCGAAATCAGCCGCGTGCTGGCGCTGAGCTGCTGA
- a CDS encoding bactofilin family protein — protein MVNSVIEKDVTVEGNITSSKGSVEVRGRVVGDVSAQAVTVLEGGTVDGALSAKSVTVEGIYSGKIQCEDLQLAASSQVQADVSAQSMSTESGAQLQGNIKVSGKSAS, from the coding sequence GTGGTGAATTCGGTAATCGAAAAAGATGTGACGGTCGAAGGCAATATCACCTCCAGCAAAGGCAGCGTCGAGGTCCGCGGCCGCGTCGTGGGGGATGTGTCGGCGCAGGCGGTGACGGTGCTGGAAGGCGGCACCGTGGATGGTGCGCTGAGCGCCAAGTCTGTCACCGTGGAGGGCATCTACAGCGGCAAGATCCAATGCGAGGACCTGCAGCTGGCGGCCAGCTCTCAGGTGCAGGCGGATGTGTCGGCGCAAAGCATGTCGACCGAAAGCGGCGCCCAGCTGCAGGGCAATATCAAGGTCAGCGGCAAGTCGGCCTCCTAA